ATGACAGCTTATCTGCCGTTTATGGCCTTGATCCGGGCGATAACTTCCGGTCAGAAGGCGGTTTAACCACCGGCATCACATTTGAAAAACAAGTGGCTGAAAACATTATGTACAGCAGCAGCCTCGAAACCTTCACCAATTTCCTGATACCCATCAGTGAAACAGACGTAATGTGGGGAAATGAACTGGTAGGGCAAATCAACAGTATTGTGAGTGCCTCTTTTCAGTTTGAACTTCACTATGATAACGACTTCTCCAGCGAAATACAGCTTAAGCAGGTGCTGTCTGCCGGTGTTTCTGTAAATCTTTACTAATGGATGAAAACTCACAAAAAGCGTTAGGCCGGGCTCTGGAACAGCTTTCAGAGTGGAAGTTCTCTTTTGGGGATTGGGAGCAGGACTCCACGCTTTCTGTTTCCGGAGAAAAAGAGCAGGAAGTTTTTAGGCGTTTGGTGCAGCGGCTAAAGTGCAATTTCCCATTCCATCATCCGGTTTATGCGGGGCAAATGCTGAAGCCTCCACATCCGCTTACATGGGCGGCTTATGCGATGGCGATGTCCATCAACCCCAATAACCATGCGTTGGATGGTGGACCTCCATCCTCAGAAATGGAAAAAGAAGCTGTGGCTGAGCTGGCTCAGTTTTTTGGATATGGAGAAGAGTTTTTGGGACACCTCACGGCAAGCGGAACCATAGCGAACCTGGAAGCTCTTTGGGTGGCTCGGGAATCTCATCCCGACAAAAAAATTGCCTTCTCTGAAAATTCCCATTACACCCACCAGCGAATGTGTGGTGTGTTAAGAGTGGAAGGAGTGAAGGTGCCGGTTAAACATAATGGTTCTTTTGATTTAGAAGCTGTGAACCCTGAGGAAATAGGAACGATGGTGGTTACCCTGGGGACCACGGGACTGGGAGAGGTAGAACCACTGGATGAAATTCTGCCCTGGGCAAAAAAGCATGGAATCCGGATTCACATCGATGCAGCCTATGGAGGCTTTTTCAGAACGCTCAAAGATTCCGGAATCATAGACGGTACATCCTGGAAACGGATAGAAGAAGCCGACAGCATTGTGGTGGACCCACATAAACACGGGCTTCAGCCTTATGGTTGTGGATGCGTGCTTTTCAAAAACCCGGCTGTGGGGAAATTCTATAAACACGATTCTCCCTATACCTATTTCACTTCGAAAGACCTTCACCTTGGTGAAATCAGCCTGGAATGTTCCCGGGCCGGTGCTGCAGCGGTGGCTCTTTGGGCTACCTTGCAGATGTTTCCCCTGAAAGAAAACGAGGGCTTCGGACCTATCCTGAAAAAATGCCTGCAAGCTGCCCGGAATATGTATGATTTGATTGGCTCGTCCCAAAAACTTAAGGCATTCAAAAAACCGGATTTGGATATTCTGGGATACTTTCCTGCGCAAGCAAAAACGACTTCAGAGATCTCTGAAAAATCCAAGGCCGTGTTTGATGCGGGGATGAGAGAGCAGTCATTTTATCTTTCCCTGTATAAAATTCCGGCTAACACGTTTAATCGCCTTCACCCCGAATATAAAGTGGATACGGAGCAGGTGACCATTCTGAGGAGCGTGTTCATGAAGCCCGAGCAAGAAGAGTTTGTAAATGAGCTGTTTGAACGAATCAAAAATTACTGCTGAGTGCTTTTGTTAGGAAACCAAGCTTTCCAGAACTCGTTTGGAAACTTCATGGACACATAGCCAAATAATAAAATTCCAGCTGCTATTCCCGATAAAAAGGTGAGAGACCTTTCACCCATAATCCCGGCATCACTAAACCAAAGAATAAAGGCAAAAAAAGTGGCTCCCAGAACACAACCTCGCATGAACAAAATTAACTTTTGCATAGTGATAGTTTTAAGCTTGTTTCAAGAATAGTGCAAAAAACAAAGCTTAAATAAAAGTTAGAAATAAGGGTAATTTTTATGGGTGAGGCGCGCTATAAGTTATTATTGAATGGAAGATTGAAGATTTAGTGTAAAGAAATGTTCGTTCACTTAGTCCAAATATTTATGAAATTAAATCGGTAAAAAAGCTTTCACAAAGCAGTTGCTCCAAAGGATTGAAAAAGCTATATAGTCAACCATGTCGGAATTGGTTGATATACATGAATGTCCCAACTGTGGCTATGAGCCTTTCACTACTTCGTATTGCCCCAAATGCGGACAGCGAAAATTATCGGAGAAAGACCACAGGGTTACAGTTCTCTTTAATGAATTTATAAGCGGCTGGCTGAATTTCGAAAACAGCTTCTTGAATACCCTAAAAGTATTTCTGAGTAAGCCCCACACGTATGTAAGGGAGTATCTATCCGGGGCACGGAAAAAATATATTTCTCCGATTAAGCTTTTCATATTGGCAAATGCCTTTTACTTCATATTTCCTGCAGTAGATACCTTTAAAACCACTTTGCATACTCAGCTGAATCGCCTTCCTTACAGCGAGTATACCGAAAAT
The nucleotide sequence above comes from Gracilimonas sp.. Encoded proteins:
- a CDS encoding aminotransferase class I/II-fold pyridoxal phosphate-dependent enzyme, producing the protein MDENSQKALGRALEQLSEWKFSFGDWEQDSTLSVSGEKEQEVFRRLVQRLKCNFPFHHPVYAGQMLKPPHPLTWAAYAMAMSINPNNHALDGGPPSSEMEKEAVAELAQFFGYGEEFLGHLTASGTIANLEALWVARESHPDKKIAFSENSHYTHQRMCGVLRVEGVKVPVKHNGSFDLEAVNPEEIGTMVVTLGTTGLGEVEPLDEILPWAKKHGIRIHIDAAYGGFFRTLKDSGIIDGTSWKRIEEADSIVVDPHKHGLQPYGCGCVLFKNPAVGKFYKHDSPYTYFTSKDLHLGEISLECSRAGAAAVALWATLQMFPLKENEGFGPILKKCLQAARNMYDLIGSSQKLKAFKKPDLDILGYFPAQAKTTSEISEKSKAVFDAGMREQSFYLSLYKIPANTFNRLHPEYKVDTEQVTILRSVFMKPEQEEFVNELFERIKNYC